The Salvia miltiorrhiza cultivar Shanhuang (shh) chromosome 1, IMPLAD_Smil_shh, whole genome shotgun sequence genome has a window encoding:
- the LOC130988202 gene encoding putative lipid-binding protein AIR1 codes for MASPKARILVSLNLVYLVLSATTTTTGGSGSAMPPRAMPRCPRDALKLGVCAKVVGNLVGVWAGKPPIRQCCSLVEGLVELEAAVCLCTAIRANVLGINLNIPLSLTLLLNACGTTPPIDFTC; via the coding sequence ATGGCTTCACCAAAAGCCCGTATCCTTGTCTCCCTCAACCTCGTCTACTTGGTTCtatccgccaccaccaccaccaccggagGCAGCGGGTCGGCGATGCCCCCCCGGGCGATGCCAAGGTGCCCGAGAGACGCCCTAAAGCTAGGTGTATGCGCAAAAGTGGTGGGGAATTTGGTGGGAGTGTGGGCTGGGAAACCTCCGATCAGGCAGTGCTGCAGCTTGGTCGAGGGGCTGGTGGAGCTGGAGGCGGCGGTGTGCCTCTGCACCGCCATTAGGGCTAACGTGCTCGGCATCAATCTCAACATACCGCTGTCTCTCACCCTGCTGCTCAATGCGTGTGGAACCACTCCTCCAATTGATTTCACTTGTTAA